The Coffea arabica cultivar ET-39 chromosome 4e, Coffea Arabica ET-39 HiFi, whole genome shotgun sequence genome includes a window with the following:
- the LOC113740803 gene encoding cysteine proteinase inhibitor 1-like produces MATVVANFPMPVTAKCQKKELANNYIKQFQSAEVDAILKQAGESKLIVPGGWIPVNPLDPHIQELGRFAVNEHNRQTRDKLVFVAVVAGLKKPVELATLYWLIIEAKDRNGNQNIYKALVQETDLEMKKLLYFEEVAPPVN; encoded by the exons ATGGCTACAGTGGTAGCCAACTTTCCAATGCCTGTGACAGCCAAGTGCCAAAAAAAGGAATTGGCAAACAACTACA TCAAGCAATTCCAGTCTGCCGAAGTCGATGCTATACTGAAGCAAGCTGGAGAG AGCAAATTAATTGTGCCTGGTGGCTGGATTCCAGTGAACCCTCTAGACCCTCACATTCAAGAGCTCGGAAGATTTGCAGTGAATGAGCACAACAGGCAGACCAGAGACAAGCTGGTGTTTGTGGCAGTGGTTGCCGGCTTAAAGAAACCCGTTGAATTAGCCACTCTCTACTGGCTCATTATTGAAGCTAAGGATCGCAACGGCAATCAAAATATCTACAAAGCACTGGTTCAAGAAACTGATTTGGAGATGAAGAAACTCTTATACTTCGAGGAAGTGGCGCCGCCCGTGAACTGA